In one Nitrospira sp. genomic region, the following are encoded:
- a CDS encoding glycosyltransferase family 39 protein — protein MALNRPSRWLCMCALFAVCLILRTGVALLIDSSVHVIKRADVYSEIAANLTHGHGFVAEPESEAILWRAPAYPAFLAAVYELFGEHNEIAVLLAQAVLDSMTAMLIVYIGTRQFGPTVGCVSAVLFALHPLSAYYTLRFLTEPLFTFVFTASIAAWGAAMQTRRLTAFVAVGVLIAGTALVKPVALSLWPCLVAAACYQFRRAPVYALSVSVAMSIACLLVLTPWALRNHRLTGQLVVVATGGGYALWLGNQTVSEGLEDWEVDTATREHLDNLRGAVMAKTEGSVHRLMGVSNHQTAPSATHPVQITVEEDRAFLHAAWREIVDHPFESALLTVRKMFRFWFRIFLPDNRWAQSYIVVFQTVSLALALLGIRYAERREEVFLVLVVPILVLVAAHAVTFSTIRYSIPTIPVMTVLVTAGLRELASRWVASHSVGGNRWLRLSPVKDLAAIYGLYRGRRS, from the coding sequence ATGGCGCTGAACCGGCCTTCACGATGGCTCTGCATGTGCGCACTCTTTGCCGTGTGTTTGATCCTGCGCACCGGTGTCGCGCTGCTGATCGATTCGTCGGTGCACGTAATCAAGCGGGCGGATGTGTACTCGGAGATTGCTGCAAATCTGACCCATGGACACGGTTTTGTGGCTGAGCCAGAAAGCGAGGCCATTCTCTGGCGGGCGCCGGCGTATCCCGCGTTCCTTGCGGCGGTTTACGAGCTGTTCGGCGAGCACAACGAGATCGCGGTGCTTCTCGCTCAAGCGGTCTTGGATTCCATGACGGCTATGCTGATTGTGTACATTGGAACGCGGCAGTTCGGCCCGACGGTGGGATGTGTGTCTGCGGTCCTGTTTGCTCTTCATCCGCTCTCCGCCTATTACACCCTTCGGTTTCTGACTGAGCCGCTGTTCACGTTCGTGTTCACGGCGTCGATCGCTGCATGGGGCGCAGCCATGCAGACACGGCGCCTGACCGCGTTTGTTGCGGTCGGTGTGTTGATTGCCGGAACAGCATTGGTGAAGCCGGTGGCGCTAAGTCTCTGGCCCTGTCTGGTCGCCGCCGCGTGTTACCAGTTCCGAAGAGCCCCCGTCTATGCGCTCTCCGTCTCGGTAGCGATGTCCATCGCATGCCTTCTGGTGCTCACGCCTTGGGCACTCCGCAACCATCGATTGACTGGTCAACTCGTGGTGGTGGCTACGGGTGGGGGCTATGCACTGTGGTTGGGTAATCAAACAGTGAGTGAAGGGCTGGAGGATTGGGAGGTTGATACGGCCACCCGTGAGCACTTGGATAACCTGCGTGGTGCCGTGATGGCAAAGACGGAGGGTTCCGTTCACAGACTCATGGGGGTATCGAATCACCAGACGGCGCCTTCTGCGACTCATCCGGTCCAGATCACAGTCGAGGAAGATCGTGCATTTCTTCACGCGGCGTGGCGGGAGATTGTCGACCATCCATTCGAGAGTGCGCTGCTCACCGTCAGAAAAATGTTTCGATTCTGGTTTCGAATCTTTCTCCCCGACAATCGTTGGGCGCAATCGTACATCGTCGTGTTTCAGACGGTGTCGTTGGCGCTCGCTCTCCTTGGTATCCGGTACGCCGAGCGTCGGGAAGAAGTCTTCCTCGTTTTGGTCGTACCGATCCTTGTGTTGGTCGCGGCTCACGCCGTCACCTTTTCCACGATTCGATACAGCATTCCTACGATTCCGGTTATGACGGTGTTGGTGACGGCCGGACTGCGCGAGTTGGCGAGTCGGTGGGTGGCATCGCACAGCGTTGGGGGAAATCGTTGGTTGAGGCTGTCACCGGTTAAAGACCTCGCTGCCATATATGGGCTCTATCGAGGGAGACGTTCGTGA
- a CDS encoding class I SAM-dependent methyltransferase, whose translation MSKSSVGGAGVMQVNEMAAPVEGFVREDGWYAPYDYWLTLWGLYDLYAYALALLGDVKGKVLLDCGCGPGHTSVMLAKRGATVTAFDTAVGQLETAGKLAAVNGVNVTFLCKPFEELDFPDASFDLVFGTFVLHHVDLPRASRQIERLLKPGGRAVFIENSALNPLLMFARNKVCGRLGVPQYSDEHEHPLTREDIATLQRAFPGDCTIHFPSLLFFRLLDFYVFKKRLPWMTSLLLRCDQVAGSIPSLRRYGYLQIVELGKRPVGA comes from the coding sequence ATGAGCAAGTCGAGCGTGGGAGGAGCGGGAGTCATGCAGGTGAATGAGATGGCGGCTCCTGTGGAGGGGTTTGTTCGGGAAGACGGGTGGTATGCCCCCTATGACTACTGGCTCACCTTATGGGGATTGTACGACCTCTATGCCTATGCGTTGGCCTTGCTTGGTGATGTGAAAGGGAAAGTGCTTCTGGATTGCGGCTGTGGTCCTGGACACACATCGGTGATGCTCGCAAAACGCGGTGCGACGGTGACGGCCTTCGATACGGCAGTGGGCCAACTTGAGACAGCAGGCAAGCTGGCGGCGGTCAACGGCGTGAATGTGACGTTTCTTTGCAAGCCGTTTGAGGAACTGGATTTCCCGGATGCGAGTTTCGACCTCGTGTTTGGGACGTTCGTCTTGCACCACGTGGATCTTCCCAGGGCCAGCCGGCAGATCGAGCGTCTATTGAAACCAGGTGGGAGGGCAGTGTTTATCGAAAACTCCGCCTTGAATCCGCTGTTGATGTTTGCACGAAACAAGGTGTGTGGGCGTCTTGGTGTTCCGCAATACAGCGACGAGCATGAACACCCCCTGACACGAGAGGATATTGCGACATTGCAACGTGCGTTCCCCGGCGACTGCACCATCCACTTCCCAAGTTTGTTGTTCTTCCGCCTGCTCGACTTCTATGTGTTTAAGAAACGCCTCCCGTGGATGACGTCGTTGCTCCTCCGCTGTGATCAGGTAGCCGGATCGATTCCCTCCCTTCGTCGGTATGGCTATCTACAGATTGTAGAACTCGGCAAGAGGCCTGTGGGTGCGTAA
- a CDS encoding sugar transferase, whose protein sequence is MKAVIMDGAPGTGTMLAFPVGNELLINHLLLMLRRHGIREVAIVSCEQDPHIREAVRQAGQSENMEVLWRTESVYRGTAGSVDAVKDFLDTPTFLGVHANVYVRELDLTAAFRLHDQYRASITLVAQRRGGTDDTLESVEIDPTGLVSRVNILHWSRNRRSQLAPCGLYVFDRSVLSHIPRDEYFDVNEQLVPLVRSRGGVVRAYEVDSGVHAITSPEDYLWLNREILLKNLQHSPRGDSPKSGLDEIVIGENAEISPHSFLLGPLVIGRNCVVEDHVHLIGPAVIGPTSYLEKGSLVRESVLRPGTRVRGNARVEYSVVGGDETVPEGMQLQSMYWTSVEPGMHESRRVAEQGSPIKMMPRSRRTQRSSTTGEGGKWGRSVYGLIKSIVDRTGAAIGLVLVGPLMILIAAAVKLDSRGPVFFSQKRCGKDGREFWMHKFRTMVPDAEQRQKDLKAKNSVDGPMFKLEEDPRVTRVGKLLRKTSLDELPQLLNVLRGEMSLVGPRPLAYDEMKFCPTWRDARLTVRPGLTGLWQVKARNRNRFSEWIRYDLEYVRRRSLVLDVYILIRTARVLLKGV, encoded by the coding sequence ATGAAAGCTGTGATCATGGACGGTGCTCCCGGTACTGGAACAATGCTGGCGTTTCCCGTGGGAAACGAGCTGCTGATTAACCATCTCCTGTTGATGTTGAGAAGGCACGGCATCCGCGAGGTCGCAATCGTTTCTTGTGAGCAGGACCCGCACATACGAGAGGCAGTCCGTCAGGCCGGTCAATCCGAGAACATGGAGGTGCTCTGGCGGACGGAAAGCGTTTATCGGGGCACTGCCGGCAGTGTGGACGCCGTAAAAGACTTTCTCGACACACCGACCTTCCTCGGTGTGCATGCCAACGTCTATGTGCGTGAGCTTGATTTGACGGCGGCATTTCGCCTTCACGACCAGTATCGCGCGAGCATTACGTTGGTTGCGCAGCGTCGAGGAGGTACTGATGATACCTTGGAAAGCGTAGAAATCGACCCAACCGGTCTTGTGTCGCGGGTCAATATTCTCCATTGGTCGAGAAATCGTCGTAGTCAGCTCGCCCCCTGCGGATTGTACGTATTCGACAGGTCCGTGCTCTCGCACATCCCGCGCGATGAATATTTTGACGTAAACGAACAACTTGTCCCGCTCGTCAGAAGCCGTGGAGGCGTCGTTCGTGCCTACGAAGTCGACAGCGGCGTGCATGCCATTACCAGCCCCGAGGATTATCTCTGGTTGAATCGCGAGATCTTGCTGAAGAATCTGCAACACTCCCCTCGCGGTGATAGCCCTAAGAGTGGCTTGGACGAGATCGTCATCGGAGAAAATGCAGAAATTTCTCCGCATTCGTTTTTGCTGGGGCCTCTTGTGATTGGCCGTAACTGTGTCGTGGAAGATCATGTTCATCTGATAGGCCCTGCGGTCATTGGACCGACGTCGTACCTCGAGAAGGGGAGTTTGGTGAGGGAAAGCGTGTTGCGACCAGGCACGCGGGTGCGAGGAAACGCCAGGGTGGAGTATTCGGTGGTTGGTGGGGACGAGACGGTGCCTGAGGGTATGCAACTGCAAAGCATGTACTGGACCAGTGTGGAGCCTGGAATGCACGAATCCCGTCGTGTGGCCGAGCAAGGTTCTCCGATCAAGATGATGCCGCGTTCCCGACGCACCCAGCGATCTTCGACCACAGGGGAGGGCGGTAAGTGGGGTCGGTCTGTCTACGGCCTTATCAAATCCATTGTCGACAGAACCGGTGCCGCAATCGGATTGGTGCTGGTCGGCCCCCTGATGATTCTGATTGCCGCCGCGGTCAAGCTGGACTCGCGCGGGCCGGTATTTTTTTCGCAGAAACGTTGCGGGAAAGACGGGCGGGAGTTCTGGATGCACAAATTCAGAACTATGGTGCCGGATGCGGAGCAGCGACAAAAAGACCTGAAAGCCAAAAATAGCGTCGACGGACCGATGTTCAAATTGGAAGAAGACCCGCGCGTCACACGGGTCGGCAAACTGCTCCGCAAAACGAGTCTCGATGAGTTGCCGCAACTGTTGAATGTGCTGCGGGGAGAAATGAGCCTGGTTGGACCTCGTCCGTTGGCCTACGACGAGATGAAATTCTGTCCGACGTGGCGTGATGCAAGGCTCACGGTTCGTCCGGGCTTGACCGGACTCTGGCAGGTGAAGGCGCGCAATCGCAATCGCTTCTCGGAGTGGATCCGATACGACCTCGAGTATGTTCGTCGGCGTTCATTGGTGCTGGATGTGTACATCCTGATACGGACTGCTCGTGTGTTGCTGAAAGGAGTGTAA
- a CDS encoding transposase: protein MRSQFTDRQKQQILKEGHSKGGVTRLCRKYGISVSTFYRWKARLDVPKPDPMLHLRSLQQENRRLKHRVAELSLDYTILRSALINDRENEC, encoded by the coding sequence ATGCGCTCTCAATTCACTGACCGGCAAAAGCAGCAAATCCTCAAAGAGGGACACTCGAAAGGCGGGGTTACACGCCTGTGCAGGAAATATGGCATTTCGGTCAGCACCTTTTATCGTTGGAAAGCTAGGCTTGATGTCCCAAAGCCTGACCCAATGCTTCATTTACGTTCCTTGCAGCAGGAGAATCGGCGACTCAAACATCGGGTCGCTGAACTCTCGCTCGACTACACGATCCTTCGGTCCGCATTGATTAATGACAGGGAAAATGAATGTTGA
- a CDS encoding response regulator transcription factor: MSKTETEVAKTVVAIISSNYLLRLGLQRIVEAETWIKLIGETAHGANLDQLLASDHPDIAILDAENDQAIPDLVRKIKHAVPAIKIVLLSGFDDVERTRQALASGIDGIVLKVQPSAVLIATIADLAKANEEALLTFDRQDNCPNLSSPAELPVLIPRVSAQLKRLDGLTEREQEVVRLVSEGLSNKDIADRLCISSITVRHHLTNIFDKLGVSNRQKLLIRAHQNGLTRPPALA, encoded by the coding sequence ATGAGCAAAACCGAAACAGAAGTGGCCAAAACGGTCGTGGCTATTATCAGCAGTAATTATCTTCTGCGGCTCGGTTTGCAGCGGATTGTTGAAGCGGAAACCTGGATCAAGCTCATCGGAGAAACTGCTCACGGAGCGAACCTGGACCAACTGCTGGCAAGCGATCACCCGGATATCGCCATTCTCGACGCGGAAAATGATCAGGCCATTCCTGACCTCGTCCGGAAAATCAAACATGCCGTTCCAGCCATTAAGATTGTTCTGTTGAGTGGATTCGATGATGTGGAACGCACCCGTCAGGCATTGGCGTCCGGGATCGACGGCATTGTGCTCAAGGTCCAGCCTTCGGCCGTGCTCATCGCCACGATCGCTGACCTTGCCAAGGCAAACGAGGAAGCGCTGCTGACCTTCGACAGACAAGACAACTGCCCGAATCTCAGCAGCCCGGCGGAACTGCCCGTCTTGATCCCACGCGTCTCCGCTCAACTTAAACGTTTGGATGGACTCACGGAGCGGGAGCAGGAAGTCGTGCGATTAGTGAGTGAAGGACTGTCCAACAAAGACATTGCAGATCGCCTGTGCATTTCAAGCATCACAGTCAGGCATCACCTCACCAACATTTTCGACAAACTCGGCGTCTCGAATCGCCAGAAATTACTGATCCGGGCACACCAGAACGGACTGACCCGCCCGCCCGCGCTGGCATAG
- a CDS encoding tyrosine--tRNA ligase, whose product MTPIAQQLDLILRGIVEVVPSNELETKLARSLKDNRPLRVKAGFDPTAPDLHLGHTVLIHKLKHFQDLGHQVIFLIGDFTGMIGDPTGRSETRVALSKEKVLENAKTYERQIFKILDPQKTQVEFNSRWMSTMTADGLIELSARYTVARMLEREDFHKRYTEGTPISIHEFMYPLIQGYDSVALKADIELGGTDQKFNLLMGRDLQRDYGQEAQVVITMPLLEGTDGVRKMSKSFGNYIALEDKPADMFGKLMSISDALMHRYYELLTTEDLAQVKSAHPMEAKQGLAERIVARYHGAEAGRDARAAFQQKFQAREFPEQPDAHVVLTPADVKDASAPSIGLVDLIAKTGLVPSKSEARRLIVQGGVEIEEQKMTDANAAVPLSVGTTLHLRVGRRKFAVAEYKS is encoded by the coding sequence GTGACTCCCATCGCGCAACAGCTGGATCTTATTCTTCGAGGTATTGTTGAGGTTGTTCCGTCGAACGAGTTGGAAACAAAGTTGGCTCGATCGCTTAAGGACAACCGGCCACTCCGGGTCAAGGCGGGGTTTGACCCCACAGCGCCGGATCTTCATCTGGGCCATACCGTCTTGATTCACAAGCTCAAGCATTTCCAAGATCTCGGGCATCAGGTGATCTTTCTGATCGGCGATTTCACCGGCATGATTGGTGATCCGACGGGACGGTCCGAGACCCGCGTCGCCCTGTCGAAGGAAAAGGTGCTCGAGAATGCCAAGACCTACGAGCGCCAGATCTTCAAGATTCTGGACCCTCAGAAAACGCAAGTCGAATTTAACAGCCGGTGGATGAGTACCATGACGGCCGACGGATTGATTGAGTTGAGTGCCCGGTACACGGTCGCCCGTATGCTGGAGCGTGAGGATTTTCACAAGCGGTATACGGAGGGCACGCCGATCAGCATCCACGAATTCATGTATCCCTTGATCCAAGGATACGATTCCGTTGCGCTGAAAGCCGATATTGAGTTGGGCGGGACCGATCAAAAGTTCAATCTCCTGATGGGGCGGGATCTGCAACGAGATTACGGGCAGGAGGCGCAGGTGGTGATCACTATGCCGCTGCTGGAGGGAACCGACGGCGTCCGCAAGATGAGTAAGAGCTTCGGCAATTACATTGCCTTGGAAGACAAGCCCGCTGACATGTTCGGCAAGCTGATGTCGATCAGCGATGCGTTGATGCATCGGTATTATGAGCTGCTGACCACTGAAGACTTGGCGCAGGTGAAATCAGCTCACCCGATGGAGGCGAAGCAGGGGTTGGCGGAGCGGATCGTCGCCCGGTATCACGGGGCTGAAGCCGGGCGGGATGCCCGAGCCGCATTTCAGCAAAAATTCCAGGCCCGGGAGTTTCCGGAGCAGCCTGATGCACATGTTGTGTTGACGCCTGCCGATGTGAAAGATGCGAGCGCGCCGTCGATCGGCCTCGTCGACTTGATCGCGAAAACCGGGCTGGTCCCGAGCAAGAGCGAAGCCCGCCGGCTGATCGTTCAAGGCGGGGTAGAGATTGAAGAGCAGAAGATGACGGATGCGAACGCTGCTGTCCCGTTATCGGTTGGCACGACGCTCCATCTGCGTGTGGGGCGACGGAAGTTTGCTGTGGCAGAATATAAAAGCTGA
- a CDS encoding helix-hairpin-helix domain-containing protein has protein sequence MMHSLLIKVAMLAVTLGALLWIASVTPVTKVMPPQAHLPALAPITTASSAQVPTPSVVSTPKDPSANQPAVWPVRPTVRPVGEIERSFQQATPPADSRPTSQATLRPVDLNQATVADLEALPGIGPKLAQRVIEHRDERGPFHSVEELRQVKGIGRKKFDRLRPHVLVTNTRSLARHKGTL, from the coding sequence ATGATGCACTCGCTCCTCATCAAGGTTGCCATGCTGGCTGTCACGCTTGGTGCTTTGCTGTGGATCGCCTCGGTGACACCCGTGACGAAGGTCATGCCGCCTCAGGCGCATTTGCCCGCACTGGCGCCCATCACCACAGCCTCGTCGGCACAAGTGCCCACTCCGTCCGTTGTATCAACGCCCAAGGACCCCAGTGCCAACCAACCGGCCGTCTGGCCGGTCAGGCCTACGGTCAGGCCGGTGGGGGAAATTGAGCGTTCGTTTCAGCAGGCAACGCCTCCTGCCGATTCCCGCCCGACCTCTCAGGCGACGCTCCGGCCCGTCGATCTCAATCAGGCCACGGTCGCCGATTTAGAGGCCCTCCCGGGAATCGGTCCGAAGTTGGCCCAGCGGGTGATTGAGCATCGTGATGAACGTGGCCCGTTCCACAGCGTGGAGGAGCTTCGGCAGGTGAAGGGCATCGGCCGAAAGAAGTTCGACCGTCTCCGCCCCCATGTGCTTGTGACTAACACTCGATCGTTGGCCAGACATAAAGGAACCCTGTGA
- the lpdA gene encoding dihydrolipoyl dehydrogenase — translation MSKHLAILGAGPGGYVAAIRAAQLGARVTVIENQALGGVCLNWGCIPSKALLSVVELGDKAKKAKDFGILLNGPVAYDPAVMVARKNKVVSTLVKGIATLFKTWNIEHVEGTGELVDARTIRVTTPDGTVTQAAADGIIIATGSSWPNLPLFPIDGTQIMTSKQALDLARIPASLLIVGGGVEGCEFASLYSGLGTEVTLVELVPRLLPLEDEEISQMMERELKKRGVDIRTGVTVDQIVRQPDVVTAHFRDGLSLNVEQVLVSVGRGFNSRGIGLEQAGVQVGARGEILVNERMETNVSGVYAIGDVVGKAMLAHVASQQGKVAVENFMGHSRSIDYDVIPTGIFTLPEIGRVGLTEQQARERSMANGQDPQQAVKVGRFRYGGLGKAQATGDIQGLIKVVADGASDRILGVHILGAHATDLIHEAALAMQAGTTVSRVAEMIHAHPTLAEGLMEAMEDVHGHAIHLARKPSTS, via the coding sequence ATGTCGAAGCATCTCGCAATTCTTGGCGCCGGTCCCGGCGGGTATGTGGCGGCGATTCGCGCCGCTCAGCTGGGCGCGCGTGTGACTGTCATTGAAAACCAGGCGCTGGGCGGTGTGTGCCTCAATTGGGGCTGCATTCCGAGCAAGGCGCTGTTGTCGGTCGTTGAATTGGGCGATAAGGCCAAGAAGGCGAAGGACTTCGGGATTCTGCTGAACGGTCCGGTCGCCTATGACCCGGCTGTCATGGTGGCGAGAAAAAATAAGGTCGTTTCCACGCTGGTCAAGGGCATTGCCACACTGTTTAAGACCTGGAACATCGAGCATGTCGAGGGTACGGGTGAGTTGGTCGATGCCCGGACCATTCGGGTGACCACGCCTGATGGGACCGTTACGCAGGCGGCGGCCGACGGAATCATCATCGCAACCGGCTCATCCTGGCCGAACTTGCCGCTCTTCCCTATCGACGGGACGCAGATCATGACCAGCAAGCAGGCGCTGGATCTCGCGCGAATCCCGGCCAGCCTTCTGATCGTAGGTGGTGGCGTGGAGGGCTGTGAGTTTGCCTCGCTCTATAGCGGGCTGGGAACTGAGGTGACGCTGGTCGAACTAGTGCCACGACTCCTGCCGCTGGAGGATGAAGAGATCAGCCAAATGATGGAGCGGGAATTAAAGAAGCGGGGAGTGGACATTCGCACCGGCGTCACGGTCGACCAGATCGTTCGGCAACCCGACGTGGTGACGGCACATTTTCGCGACGGACTCTCCCTGAACGTGGAGCAGGTGCTGGTCTCGGTTGGACGAGGGTTCAATTCGCGTGGGATTGGCTTGGAGCAGGCCGGGGTGCAAGTCGGCGCACGCGGTGAAATTCTCGTGAATGAACGGATGGAGACGAATGTTTCCGGCGTCTATGCCATTGGTGATGTCGTCGGGAAAGCCATGCTCGCGCATGTGGCCTCCCAACAGGGCAAGGTGGCGGTCGAAAACTTCATGGGGCACAGCCGCAGCATTGATTATGATGTCATCCCAACCGGCATTTTCACGTTACCTGAAATTGGCCGTGTGGGGTTGACGGAACAGCAGGCTCGGGAACGATCCATGGCCAATGGCCAGGATCCGCAACAGGCTGTAAAAGTTGGGCGTTTTCGCTATGGGGGATTGGGGAAGGCTCAGGCGACGGGGGATATTCAAGGATTGATCAAGGTCGTGGCGGATGGAGCGAGTGACCGAATTCTCGGCGTCCACATTCTCGGCGCTCATGCCACGGACCTCATCCACGAGGCCGCCCTAGCGATGCAGGCTGGTACGACGGTTTCACGCGTGGCGGAGATGATTCATGCGCACCCCACGCTGGCCGAAGGATTGATGGAGGCGATGGAAGACGTGCATGGGCATGCCATCCATCTTGCGCGAAAGCCATCCACGTCATGA
- the gcvH gene encoding glycine cleavage system protein GcvH, whose product MIPSNLRYHQEHEWVRAEGQQATVGISHFAQDALGDIVFIDLPKVGAKVTAGQQIGEVESTKTTSTIYTPVSGTIAKINADLKDHPEAVNSDPYGKGWMAVIDLATPAEVDQLMTAAQYEEFLSKQKH is encoded by the coding sequence ATGATACCGTCCAATCTTCGTTATCACCAAGAGCACGAGTGGGTGCGCGCTGAAGGCCAGCAGGCGACGGTCGGCATCAGCCATTTTGCCCAGGATGCGCTGGGCGACATCGTGTTTATCGATCTTCCCAAGGTGGGCGCCAAGGTGACTGCCGGCCAACAGATTGGTGAGGTGGAGTCCACCAAGACCACGTCTACGATCTATACCCCGGTGAGCGGGACCATCGCGAAGATCAACGCCGATCTCAAGGATCATCCCGAAGCGGTGAACTCCGATCCCTATGGCAAGGGGTGGATGGCTGTGATCGATCTCGCGACGCCGGCTGAAGTGGATCAGCTCATGACCGCTGCACAGTATGAAGAATTTTTGAGCAAGCAGAAACATTGA
- a CDS encoding tetratricopeptide repeat protein, which translates to MTGRRAVLPGFCASLLVAALSGCTGSPTVPVASSTESPAIEAETRLWYQATTAFSDGRYSAAIHLYERYLATYPKSRRANEAQWELGQSYEQMGEVTPALKAYRVLAGPESAPVSTQSAYAERALHRIEALRNQSTVPAGVKSGHTALYVSFSNLPPMAQVESWVRQLSAQGVSAILMDASLDSSFTRPPVPTGPPTSSPLPTLPTGALFSTSQGPVMTDWFSVMVPQAHELGISVFAVLDLFHAPLSDHRQESRVLLYDPTRRKVHSWTQFDLLAPPVQQELAQLLADLLRSGVDGMVFRARAENSFAYEVSDGVLRQFETQVRQPSSEVAQALRERMTVRQDAGALASDKTLWRWVGWKARQELDVLARLKKYLQKAVPRLRMVLEIHPEALSNPTSALVNYGEDAAEARRRGFDLLLGGPSREASDVRAFGGSFKGWSRDVIQSEKGEPQTLPQGWVLLRTPAEHGGGMFTGLAQQADELRTSDIRHLVFVPDAPPAIP; encoded by the coding sequence ATGACGGGCCGTCGAGCCGTGTTGCCTGGTTTCTGTGCGTCCCTCCTCGTGGCTGCTCTAAGCGGATGCACCGGCTCACCCACTGTGCCTGTCGCTTCATCCACTGAGAGTCCCGCAATCGAAGCGGAGACACGTCTCTGGTATCAGGCCACCACGGCATTTTCAGACGGGCGCTACTCCGCCGCGATCCACCTCTACGAGCGGTATCTGGCCACCTATCCCAAGTCACGTCGCGCGAATGAGGCGCAGTGGGAACTGGGGCAATCGTATGAACAGATGGGCGAAGTAACCCCGGCGTTGAAAGCGTATCGCGTCCTGGCCGGACCCGAGAGTGCGCCGGTGTCGACGCAAAGCGCCTATGCCGAACGGGCGCTGCATCGTATCGAGGCGTTACGGAACCAATCCACTGTGCCGGCCGGCGTCAAGTCCGGTCATACCGCGCTGTATGTGTCGTTCAGCAATTTGCCGCCGATGGCGCAAGTGGAATCCTGGGTTCGGCAACTGAGCGCCCAGGGTGTCAGCGCAATTCTCATGGATGCGAGTTTGGACTCGTCGTTTACCAGGCCGCCTGTCCCGACTGGGCCACCGACCAGCAGCCCCTTGCCGACTCTGCCGACGGGTGCGCTGTTCTCGACCTCTCAAGGTCCCGTGATGACCGACTGGTTCAGTGTGATGGTGCCGCAAGCGCATGAGCTGGGCATTTCCGTCTTTGCGGTGCTCGATCTGTTCCACGCACCGCTGTCCGATCACCGCCAGGAATCCCGGGTGTTGCTGTATGATCCGACCCGGCGCAAGGTCCATTCGTGGACGCAATTTGATCTTCTCGCCCCGCCGGTTCAACAGGAACTGGCGCAGTTGCTGGCCGATCTCCTGAGAAGCGGAGTTGATGGCATGGTGTTTCGCGCGCGGGCGGAGAACAGTTTTGCCTACGAGGTGAGTGACGGTGTGCTGCGGCAGTTTGAAACCCAGGTGCGTCAACCGTCATCGGAAGTTGCGCAGGCGCTGCGCGAACGGATGACGGTGCGCCAAGACGCGGGAGCGTTGGCTTCCGACAAGACGCTCTGGCGGTGGGTGGGGTGGAAGGCTCGTCAGGAGCTCGATGTGCTGGCCCGGCTCAAGAAATATTTGCAGAAGGCGGTTCCGCGCCTGCGCATGGTGCTGGAGATTCATCCTGAAGCCTTGTCGAATCCGACGTCAGCCTTAGTGAACTACGGAGAGGATGCCGCCGAGGCACGCCGCCGCGGGTTTGATCTATTGCTGGGAGGGCCGTCGCGTGAGGCCTCGGATGTGCGGGCTTTCGGAGGCTCGTTCAAAGGCTGGAGTCGCGATGTGATTCAATCCGAGAAGGGAGAACCGCAAACCCTTCCGCAAGGGTGGGTTCTCCTACGGACGCCGGCCGAGCATGGCGGGGGCATGTTTACGGGGCTCGCACAGCAAGCGGACGAATTACGGACGTCGGACATTCGTCATCTGGTCTTTGTGCCGGACGCGCCGCCGGCGATTCCTTGA
- the ndk gene encoding nucleoside-diphosphate kinase: MSERTLAIIKPDAVKKNAIGDIINRYEKAGLKPVAMRLMHLSKTTAQGFYAVHKARPFFDSLCTFMSSGPCVVLVLQGDNAVKKNRELMGATDPAKADNGTIRAAHGANIEFNAVHGSDAPETAKFEIGYFFPEMELVG, encoded by the coding sequence ATGAGTGAACGAACCCTTGCCATCATCAAGCCGGACGCCGTGAAGAAAAATGCCATCGGCGACATTATTAATCGCTACGAGAAGGCGGGGTTGAAGCCGGTCGCGATGCGTCTCATGCACCTGTCCAAGACCACAGCACAAGGTTTCTACGCGGTGCACAAGGCGCGCCCGTTCTTCGACAGCCTCTGTACCTTCATGTCGTCAGGACCCTGTGTGGTGCTGGTGCTGCAAGGTGATAACGCGGTGAAGAAGAATCGCGAACTGATGGGCGCCACGGATCCGGCCAAGGCGGACAACGGGACCATCCGCGCGGCACATGGAGCAAACATTGAATTCAATGCAGTACACGGGTCGGATGCGCCGGAGACGGCCAAGTTCGAGATCGGGTATTTCTTCCCCGAAATGGAGTTGGTCGGGTAG